From the genome of Leptolyngbya iicbica LK, one region includes:
- the kaiC gene encoding circadian clock protein KaiC — translation MSQSSDIDIYSITRSNSIAKIRTLIEGFDDITHGGLPVGRTTLVSGTSGTGKTLMAVQFLYLGIVHFDEPGVFVTFEESPADIVKNALSFGWDLQKLIDDGKLFILDASPDPEGQDVVGNFDLSALIERIQYAIRKYKAQRVSIDSVTAIFQQYDAASVVRREIFRLSARLKQMGVTSIMTTERVDEYGPVARYGVEEFVSDNVVIVRNVLEGERRRRTIEILKLRGTTHMKGEYPFTIIDNGINIFPLGAMRLTQRSSNVRVSSGVQTLDEMCGGGFFRDSIILATGATGTGKTLLVSKFLENGCANGEKAILFAYEESRAQLLRNATSWGIDFEDLEQRGLLKILCAYPESAGLEDHLQIIKSQISQFKPARIAIDSLSALDRGVSNSSFRQFVIGVTGYAKQEEITGFFTNTTEQFMGLHSITESHISTITDTILMLQYVEVRGEMSRALNVFKMRGSWHDKGIREYQITDGGPDIKDSFRNLERVISGSPTRIAVDEKSELSRIVQGVQDEEI, via the coding sequence ATGAGTCAATCTTCTGACATTGATATTTATTCAATTACGCGCTCTAACAGCATTGCTAAAATTCGCACCCTAATCGAAGGGTTTGACGATATTACTCATGGCGGTTTGCCAGTTGGGCGCACGACCCTGGTGAGCGGCACTTCAGGGACTGGTAAAACCCTGATGGCGGTGCAATTTTTGTATTTGGGCATCGTCCATTTTGACGAACCTGGGGTATTCGTCACCTTTGAAGAATCGCCCGCCGATATTGTCAAAAACGCCCTCAGTTTTGGCTGGGATTTGCAAAAACTGATTGATGACGGCAAGCTCTTTATCCTTGATGCGTCACCCGATCCCGAAGGTCAAGATGTTGTCGGTAACTTTGACTTGTCGGCGCTGATCGAGCGCATTCAATATGCCATTCGCAAATACAAAGCGCAGCGCGTATCTATCGACTCGGTGACCGCGATTTTTCAGCAATATGATGCGGCCTCAGTGGTCCGGCGAGAAATTTTTCGCCTATCGGCGCGACTCAAACAAATGGGCGTCACCAGCATCATGACCACCGAGCGGGTTGACGAGTACGGCCCCGTTGCGCGTTATGGCGTGGAAGAGTTTGTCTCTGACAATGTGGTGATCGTTCGTAATGTGCTGGAAGGTGAGCGCCGCCGCCGCACCATTGAGATTTTGAAACTGCGGGGCACCACCCACATGAAGGGAGAATATCCCTTCACGATTATTGATAACGGCATCAACATCTTTCCTCTCGGGGCGATGCGGCTCACGCAGCGATCGTCCAACGTGCGGGTGTCGTCTGGGGTCCAGACCTTGGACGAAATGTGTGGCGGTGGCTTTTTCCGCGATTCCATTATTCTGGCGACTGGAGCCACTGGCACGGGCAAGACACTGCTAGTCAGCAAGTTCTTAGAAAACGGCTGCGCTAATGGCGAAAAGGCGATTTTGTTTGCTTACGAAGAGTCCCGCGCTCAATTACTGCGCAACGCCACATCTTGGGGGATTGATTTTGAAGATTTGGAACAGCGAGGGCTGTTAAAAATTCTCTGCGCTTACCCCGAATCGGCGGGCTTAGAAGATCACTTGCAAATTATCAAGTCGCAGATTTCGCAATTTAAACCAGCCCGAATTGCGATCGATTCCCTCTCGGCCTTAGACCGCGGCGTGAGCAACAGTTCTTTCCGACAGTTTGTGATTGGGGTGACGGGTTACGCTAAGCAGGAAGAAATCACTGGCTTTTTCACCAACACCACCGAGCAGTTCATGGGTCTGCACTCCATTACCGAGTCACATATTTCCACCATTACCGACACCATTTTGATGCTTCAGTATGTGGAAGTGCGGGGCGAAATGTCGCGCGCCCTCAACGTCTTCAAAATGCGCGGTTCCTGGCACGACAAGGGCATTCGCGAGTATCAGATTACCGATGGTGGTCCCGACATTAAGGATTCCTTCCGCAACTTGGAGCGCGTCATTAGCGGTTCTCCCACGCGCATCGCTGTTGATGAAAAGAGCGAACTCTCGCGCATTGTCCAGGGTGTGCAGGACGAGGAGATTTAG
- a CDS encoding putative bifunctional diguanylate cyclase/phosphodiesterase — protein sequence MELTASEIANIATAIAYLIIPFCLIYWLWRLRKYQLPWQLFAHLGLFSAFILSCATTHLLGHDSWAIYPCALISGGEAVALILSARGMADNFIRQLRAQRLLKGFLDNAQIGMMAFDAVRDSDTNEIVDFRCTLENPYAIQQGARETMVGRLLLQAMPQHLESGLFEQYCRSTAGENITAEFNYPNLGWFQNRSFPLLQGFGVTFANITALKNSAIFDRLTGLHSRQILDQTPKFNALLYLDLDRFKQVNDLQGHAVGDEVLQQVADRLRHSIRPKDLIVRLGGDEFLVLMAIDDAAPQEVALETAWRIHDAIQKPYSVNDLILHIGVSIGVYLAHKDDSLESAMRLADIALNTRKAEREKYEPVVLYKPAMGERVEQEYQFDRELKQAIIDGQIVLFYQRIVDLQDPSYPTVGFEALVRWQHPQKGLIMPDDFIPMAEKSGLIGLITNYVVAEAYRQACVWSRFDKSLKMSINLSAHDLNNSEFLNHAQKVLQQGILKNHDFVFELTEEAFADLSQAALLNTIKTLKAAGAGWAIDDAGTGYNGLGVVNQIGSLFDVLKIDRSFISGPKASLLLCDAFCAIANHFGMTVIAEGIETQYQAQALTQSGVQFGQGFYFEHGEPLPAAEIEAVLQAEWNRVRTQ from the coding sequence GTGGAACTGACTGCCTCTGAAATCGCCAATATCGCTACTGCGATCGCGTATCTAATCATTCCTTTTTGTCTGATTTATTGGCTCTGGAGACTGCGTAAGTATCAATTGCCGTGGCAGTTATTTGCCCATTTGGGTTTATTCTCAGCGTTTATTTTGAGTTGTGCCACGACCCATCTTTTGGGACACGATTCTTGGGCGATTTATCCGTGTGCTTTGATCAGCGGCGGCGAAGCCGTCGCCCTCATCCTGAGTGCACGGGGGATGGCTGACAACTTTATCCGCCAACTGCGAGCTCAGCGCCTGCTCAAAGGCTTTCTCGATAATGCTCAGATCGGCATGATGGCCTTTGATGCCGTGCGAGATAGTGACACTAATGAAATTGTCGATTTTCGCTGCACCCTTGAAAACCCCTACGCCATACAACAGGGAGCGCGCGAAACTATGGTGGGACGTCTCTTGTTGCAGGCCATGCCACAGCATTTAGAAAGCGGCCTGTTTGAACAATATTGCCGCAGCACCGCAGGCGAAAACATTACTGCAGAATTTAACTACCCCAACCTGGGCTGGTTTCAAAATCGTTCATTTCCCCTACTGCAAGGATTTGGAGTGACTTTTGCGAATATCACTGCGCTTAAAAATTCCGCTATTTTTGACCGTCTCACGGGCCTGCATAGTCGTCAAATCTTAGACCAAACCCCCAAGTTTAATGCCCTGCTTTATCTGGACTTAGACCGTTTCAAGCAGGTGAATGATTTGCAGGGACATGCCGTCGGTGATGAGGTGCTACAGCAGGTTGCGGATCGCCTTCGCCACAGTATCCGCCCCAAAGATCTAATTGTTCGACTGGGGGGAGATGAGTTTTTGGTGTTGATGGCTATTGACGATGCGGCCCCTCAAGAAGTGGCGTTAGAAACGGCCTGGCGCATTCATGATGCCATCCAAAAACCATATTCGGTGAATGACCTGATTTTGCACATTGGGGTCTCGATCGGGGTTTATTTGGCCCACAAAGACGACTCACTGGAGAGTGCCATGCGTCTGGCTGATATTGCGCTCAACACGCGCAAGGCGGAGCGAGAAAAATATGAACCTGTGGTGCTGTATAAACCGGCTATGGGAGAACGGGTCGAGCAAGAATATCAGTTTGACCGGGAGCTGAAACAGGCCATCATTGACGGGCAAATTGTCTTGTTCTATCAGCGCATTGTTGATCTCCAAGATCCGAGCTACCCCACTGTTGGCTTTGAAGCGTTGGTGCGGTGGCAGCATCCCCAAAAGGGGCTGATCATGCCGGATGACTTTATTCCCATGGCGGAAAAGTCTGGCCTCATTGGGCTGATCACAAACTATGTAGTGGCTGAGGCCTATCGGCAGGCTTGCGTCTGGAGCCGCTTTGATAAATCCCTAAAGATGAGCATTAATCTAAGTGCTCACGACTTAAATAATTCTGAGTTTCTCAACCACGCGCAAAAGGTGTTGCAGCAAGGCATTTTGAAAAATCATGATTTTGTGTTTGAACTCACAGAAGAAGCCTTCGCTGATCTATCGCAAGCGGCGTTGCTGAATACGATTAAGACTTTGAAGGCGGCTGGGGCGGGCTGGGCCATTGATGACGCGGGCACTGGCTATAACGGCTTGGGTGTGGTTAATCAGATTGGCAGTCTCTTTGATGTGCTCAAGATTGACCGAAGCTTTATTTCGGGTCCGAAAGCTTCACTGTTGTTGTGCGATGCCTTTTGCGCGATCGCCAATCACTTTGGCATGACAGTCATTGCTGAAGGCATTGAAACTCAGTACCAAGCTCAGGCGCTCACTCAGTCAGGCGTGCAGTTTGGTCAGGGCTTTTATTTTGAGCATGGCGAACCCCTGCCCGCGGCGGAAATAGAAGCGGTCTTGCAAGCCGAATGGAATCGAGTGCGCACCCAGTAA
- a CDS encoding TspO/MBR family protein → MSDQNLVNSGVRSVMGVREGATDKTVQTDLANPKWDRAATLNYVGATIAQISVMTALLWFMDLGFERLPLATLPSWSATAIAVAFFAFITLRSRLFSLLDNTRNSGRYNAIQRPGWAPPPLAFPIVWMSIAVLRVVSAYLVWSTLGQTFLCWPLVLYMIHLSLGDTWNTIFTVEGRLGHAVPVVIVGPLLSVIVVTVSYYLTLPLAGWIIAPSAAWLAIATVLCISLWRLNGVEPLYPVVAKAN, encoded by the coding sequence ATGAGTGATCAAAATCTTGTGAATAGTGGTGTCCGCTCGGTCATGGGCGTCAGAGAAGGGGCGACGGATAAAACCGTGCAGACCGATCTGGCCAATCCCAAGTGGGATCGGGCCGCCACGTTGAATTATGTCGGAGCCACGATCGCCCAAATCAGCGTGATGACAGCTCTGCTGTGGTTCATGGACTTGGGGTTTGAGCGGCTGCCGTTGGCGACGCTGCCTAGCTGGAGTGCGACGGCGATCGCCGTTGCCTTTTTCGCATTTATCACGTTGCGATCGCGCCTCTTCTCTCTGCTGGACAATACGCGCAACAGTGGACGCTATAACGCTATTCAGCGACCGGGGTGGGCACCGCCGCCGCTGGCTTTTCCCATTGTATGGATGAGCATTGCGGTATTGCGGGTGGTCTCGGCTTACCTGGTGTGGTCAACGTTGGGACAAACGTTCCTGTGCTGGCCCTTGGTGCTTTACATGATTCACCTGAGCTTAGGCGATACCTGGAACACGATTTTCACCGTGGAAGGGCGATTGGGCCATGCCGTGCCCGTGGTGATAGTCGGACCACTGCTCTCAGTCATTGTGGTCACGGTGAGCTATTACCTCACCCTGCCGCTCGCGGGGTGGATCATTGCGCCATCGGCGGCATGGCTGGCGATCGCCACGGTGCTCTGCATCAGTCTCTGGCGCTTAAATGGAGTAGAGCCGCTGTATCCGGTGGTAGCCAAGGCGAACTAA
- a CDS encoding Na+/H+ antiporter NhaC family protein, with product MDIAIALALAFMTLLIAVHRGVLIVWPLLFTLGLLSTVYWRRGTPLSVLRQHLFAGIRQSAGVLSILLLIGAVVASWLAAGTVPTLVYYGLQWLHPQYFLVSAFGLTALVSTLLGTSFGSAGTIGLALMIMARGAGVSEGWTAGAIIAGAYVGDRCSPMSSSAHLVAAITNTAVAQNLWRMVQTSWVPLLVSAIIYAGASRLHPLTVVDEALVTAIPTAFVVQPLTLLPAVLLIVLTLLQCPVLRTLWISLGSAIALALTLQSQSLGHVAATLLWGSRLPEDHDLSLIFQGGGLWPMARVCSVVLVSTALAGLLSGQGTFDRVGRLLSRWSSPRGRFGSTVLASVLTSAFGCTQTIAILLTQQITQPHYVATQAKADTLAVDIENSAVVIAPLIPWNIAGLVPATVILADASFIPYAVYLYLLPLWHWLWGCRKGRSPSHPSVALPKIDATTSPP from the coding sequence ATGGATATTGCGATCGCCCTAGCCCTGGCCTTTATGACTCTGCTAATCGCAGTGCATCGTGGCGTGTTGATTGTGTGGCCGCTGCTGTTTACCTTGGGACTGCTATCAACGGTCTACTGGCGGCGGGGGACCCCACTATCGGTCTTGCGACAGCACCTGTTTGCCGGGATTCGACAATCGGCAGGCGTGCTGAGCATTTTGCTGTTAATTGGTGCGGTCGTGGCAAGTTGGCTAGCCGCAGGCACCGTGCCAACGCTGGTGTATTACGGCCTGCAGTGGCTGCATCCGCAATATTTTTTGGTCTCAGCGTTTGGCCTCACGGCTCTGGTGTCTACCCTCTTGGGCACGTCGTTTGGCAGTGCGGGCACGATTGGTCTGGCGTTGATGATTATGGCGCGGGGGGCCGGAGTCTCGGAAGGGTGGACGGCGGGGGCCATTATTGCCGGGGCCTATGTTGGCGATCGCTGCTCGCCCATGTCATCCAGCGCTCATTTAGTCGCGGCCATTACCAATACCGCTGTTGCCCAAAATCTGTGGCGCATGGTGCAGACCAGTTGGGTGCCGCTGCTGGTGTCAGCGATCATTTATGCTGGGGCCTCTCGGCTGCACCCGCTGACTGTGGTGGATGAGGCGCTGGTGACAGCGATTCCAACTGCATTTGTCGTACAACCATTGACGTTGCTGCCAGCGGTGCTGCTGATTGTGTTGACGTTGCTGCAATGCCCCGTACTGCGGACTTTGTGGATCAGTTTGGGTAGTGCGATCGCCCTAGCCCTGACCCTGCAATCGCAATCCCTCGGTCACGTCGCTGCCACCTTACTCTGGGGGAGCCGTCTCCCCGAGGATCATGACCTCAGTCTCATTTTTCAAGGGGGCGGGCTCTGGCCGATGGCCCGGGTGTGCAGTGTCGTCCTCGTTTCTACGGCGTTGGCGGGCTTGCTCTCGGGACAAGGCACCTTTGACCGGGTGGGGCGACTGTTATCGCGATGGTCGAGCCCTCGGGGACGCTTTGGCAGTACGGTTTTAGCGAGTGTGCTCACCAGTGCGTTTGGCTGCACCCAGACGATTGCCATTTTGCTGACTCAACAGATCACGCAACCACACTACGTCGCGACCCAAGCCAAGGCCGATACCCTCGCGGTGGATATTGAAAATTCCGCCGTGGTCATTGCCCCGCTCATCCCCTGGAATATTGCCGGGTTGGTGCCCGCAACCGTAATCCTCGCCGATGCCAGCTTTATTCCCTACGCGGTGTACTTGTATTTGCTGCCGCTGTGGCACTGGCTCTGGGGTTGCCGAAAAGGGCGATCGCCCTCCCACCCCTCGGTGGCCCTCCCAAAAATCGACGCGACGACATCGCCACCATAA
- a CDS encoding phycobilisome rod-core linker polypeptide gives MVLQQLTYAPSSQNQRVKNFEVPGDEYPRMFSGDNLLDDNGEVQDLISAAYRQIFNEQQLLASNRLPKLESQLKMGQITVKEFVRGLLLSSTFRERNFDANNNYRFARMCLQRVLGREPYSDREILSWSIVIGTKGLVGFVNGLLESQEYLDNFGEHIVPYQRRRILPQRPQGDVTFAHMPRYAEDHLAQLKALGYDFDRDHVPGGYRWSSQPSPVRWQWQKPPYSPVVRRIGAGITIFGASAIGLILAAVILSWFGWLHI, from the coding sequence GTGGTTCTGCAACAATTGACTTATGCCCCCAGTAGCCAAAATCAGCGAGTTAAAAACTTTGAGGTGCCGGGGGATGAGTACCCCAGAATGTTTTCTGGCGACAATCTACTGGACGACAATGGCGAAGTCCAAGATCTGATCTCTGCGGCCTATCGCCAAATCTTTAATGAGCAGCAATTATTAGCAAGCAATCGCCTGCCCAAGTTAGAGTCACAACTCAAAATGGGACAAATCACCGTCAAAGAGTTTGTCCGGGGACTGTTGCTTTCCTCGACGTTTCGAGAGCGTAATTTTGATGCGAATAATAACTATCGGTTTGCCCGCATGTGCTTGCAGCGCGTGCTCGGGCGTGAACCCTATAGCGATCGCGAAATCCTGTCGTGGTCGATCGTCATTGGCACCAAAGGCTTAGTGGGCTTTGTTAACGGGCTCTTAGAAAGTCAGGAATACCTGGATAACTTTGGTGAGCACATTGTGCCCTATCAGCGGCGGCGCATTTTGCCCCAACGGCCTCAGGGAGACGTGACCTTTGCCCATATGCCGCGCTATGCCGAAGATCACCTGGCCCAACTGAAAGCTCTGGGCTATGACTTCGATCGCGATCATGTACCGGGTGGTTATCGCTGGTCGTCGCAACCGTCTCCGGTGCGCTGGCAATGGCAAAAGCCGCCTTATTCACCTGTGGTGCGACGCATCGGGGCAGGCATCACGATCTTTGGGGCGAGCGCGATCGGCTTGATTTTGGCCGCCGTAATTCTGTCATGGTTTGGCTGGCTGCACATTTAA
- a CDS encoding bifunctional nuclease family protein, which produces MIEMKVAGIALDAISRNPVVLLRDTDDRRALPIYIGQDQAKSIIGALENQPAPRPLTHDLFVNLIDDWEMTLERIVIHALKDNTFYALLTLSAGETRKELDARPSDAIAIALRLDAPIWVMEEVIADASIPVDRAADEAEKQAFREFISNLSPSDFTQQGGISNDTFEQ; this is translated from the coding sequence ATGATTGAGATGAAAGTCGCTGGTATTGCACTCGACGCGATTTCACGCAATCCCGTGGTGCTCCTGCGAGATACCGATGATCGCCGCGCCCTACCCATTTACATCGGGCAAGATCAGGCCAAATCCATCATTGGTGCGCTGGAAAATCAGCCAGCTCCCCGGCCGTTGACCCACGACCTATTCGTCAATCTCATCGATGACTGGGAAATGACGCTAGAACGCATCGTGATCCACGCACTCAAAGACAATACTTTTTATGCGCTGCTGACGCTGAGCGCGGGGGAAACCCGGAAAGAATTGGATGCGCGCCCCAGTGACGCGATCGCGATCGCCCTCCGGTTAGACGCCCCGATTTGGGTGATGGAAGAAGTCATCGCTGATGCGTCAATTCCGGTGGATCGCGCCGCCGACGAAGCCGAGAAACAAGCCTTCCGAGAGTTCATTTCTAATCTAAGCCCCTCCGACTTTACCCAGCAGGGTGGCATTAGCAACGACACCTTTGAGCAGTAA
- the kaiB gene encoding circadian clock protein KaiB: MTPAKKTYVLKLYVAGNTPNSVRALKTLNQILEQEFQGVYALKVIDVLKNPQLAEEDKILATPTLAKILPPPVRKIIGDLSDRERVLIGLDLLYEELREDDLYN, from the coding sequence ATGACTCCCGCTAAGAAAACCTACGTCCTCAAGCTTTATGTAGCTGGCAACACGCCCAACTCGGTGCGTGCGCTGAAAACGCTCAATCAAATCCTAGAACAAGAATTCCAAGGCGTTTATGCGCTCAAGGTGATTGACGTACTGAAAAATCCCCAGCTAGCCGAAGAAGATAAGATTTTGGCGACGCCCACCCTGGCCAAAATTCTGCCGCCGCCAGTACGCAAAATTATTGGTGATTTGTCCGATCGCGAGCGGGTATTGATTGGGCTCGATTTGCTCTACGAAGAACTACGTGAGGACGATCTCTACAACTAG
- a CDS encoding 5-formyltetrahydrofolate cyclo-ligase — MSLPVQSSLSSDRPTEKADLRRRLLKARQAIPPQQWRQKSDRLCKHLQTWPTFQNAHCILAYCSFRNEPDLSPLMNHRRYWGLPRCVGKQMVWHQWLGPQSLQTGKYGITEPVEMAPEIHPDMVDLILVPAVACDVTGYRLGYGGGYYDRMLTKPQWRQKPTVAIVFEYARLPKLPRDVWDRPMQGICTESGLFLRG, encoded by the coding sequence ATGTCCCTACCTGTTCAGTCATCCTTGTCTAGCGATCGCCCCACCGAAAAAGCTGATTTGCGCCGTCGGTTACTCAAAGCTCGACAGGCCATTCCCCCCCAACAATGGCGTCAAAAGAGCGATCGCCTCTGCAAACATCTACAAACCTGGCCTACCTTTCAAAATGCTCATTGCATTCTCGCTTATTGCAGCTTTCGCAACGAGCCCGACCTCAGCCCACTGATGAATCATCGGCGCTATTGGGGGCTACCGCGCTGCGTGGGCAAACAAATGGTGTGGCATCAGTGGCTCGGGCCGCAATCTTTGCAGACAGGCAAATACGGCATCACCGAACCCGTCGAAATGGCGCCCGAGATTCATCCCGATATGGTGGATTTGATTTTGGTGCCAGCGGTAGCCTGCGATGTCACGGGCTATCGTCTGGGCTATGGCGGCGGCTATTACGATCGCATGTTGACCAAACCCCAGTGGCGACAAAAGCCGACGGTGGCGATCGTGTTCGAATATGCCCGCTTACCCAAGCTCCCCCGCGATGTGTGGGATCGCCCCATGCAGGGCATTTGCACCGAGTCGGGACTCTTTTTGCGAGGTTGA
- a CDS encoding carbon-nitrogen hydrolase family protein, which yields MKSYLAAAVQMTSVPDLEKNLAQAEDLIDLAVKRGAELVTLPENFSFLGSEEDKSARAQEICDASEQFLKKMAQRYQITLLGGGYPVPGEGGKFYNTALLVDADGSELTRYEKVHLFDVNVPDGNTYRESSTVISGQSLPAVHPSKHLGNLGLSVCYDVRFPELYRHLSQMGAEVIMIPAAFTAFTGKDHWQVLLQARAIENTSYIIAPAQTGFHNSRRQSHGHAMIIDPWGIVLDDVGTDVGVAIAEINPARLAQVRQQMPSLQHRVFI from the coding sequence ATGAAGTCATACCTGGCAGCAGCGGTACAAATGACCAGCGTGCCCGATTTAGAGAAAAATCTGGCCCAAGCTGAAGACCTGATTGATCTCGCGGTGAAACGCGGGGCCGAGTTGGTCACCCTTCCAGAAAACTTTTCGTTTTTAGGCTCAGAGGAAGACAAGTCCGCACGAGCCCAGGAAATTTGCGATGCCAGCGAGCAGTTTCTCAAAAAAATGGCCCAGCGCTACCAAATCACCTTGCTGGGTGGCGGCTATCCGGTGCCGGGGGAGGGAGGCAAGTTCTACAACACGGCCTTGCTGGTCGATGCCGATGGCAGCGAGTTGACCCGCTACGAAAAAGTGCATCTCTTTGATGTCAACGTGCCCGACGGCAACACCTATCGAGAATCCAGTACAGTAATTTCGGGACAATCCCTGCCTGCCGTCCATCCGTCTAAGCATCTGGGCAATTTGGGCCTCTCCGTCTGTTATGACGTGCGCTTTCCCGAGCTATATCGTCATTTGTCCCAAATGGGAGCCGAAGTCATCATGATTCCGGCGGCCTTTACGGCCTTCACCGGCAAAGACCATTGGCAAGTACTCCTGCAAGCGCGGGCGATCGAAAACACGTCTTACATCATCGCCCCGGCTCAAACCGGCTTCCACAATAGCCGCCGACAATCTCACGGTCACGCCATGATTATTGACCCCTGGGGCATCGTGCTCGATGATGTGGGCACGGATGTGGGGGTTGCGATCGCCGAAATCAATCCCGCCCGGCTCGCTCAAGTCCGGCAGCAAATGCCATCGTTGCAACACCGTGTCTTCATCTAA
- a CDS encoding aldo/keto reductase produces the protein MQYRRFGKTGLQLSVFSVGTMRSLSTAEIFTKTVSAAIDRGINHIETARGYGQSELLLGQTLQQLGAATRDRLIITTKIPPTADAASMAAQIDESLQRLQIDAIDCLAVHGINTPEHLAWVQAPEGCMAALQAAQQAGKIRHIGFSTHGSLELITAAINTGLFAFVNLHYYAFFRRHEPAVKLAQQHDLGVFIISPADKGGLLYTPPARLRELCAPFEPLHLTYRWLLSQPAVTTLSIGPAAPDELAYPLAVCDRTESLNAAEVAALARLEAAAQETLGSDRCQQCYACLPCPESINIPEVLRLRNLAVAYDMAEYGQYRYRMFENAGHWFSGRKGNRCTDCGDCLPRCPSELPIPELLRDAHQRLNGPDRRRLWG, from the coding sequence ATGCAATATCGCCGATTTGGCAAAACGGGGTTGCAGTTGTCGGTGTTTTCGGTGGGCACGATGCGATCGCTCTCGACTGCCGAGATCTTCACCAAGACAGTCAGTGCGGCGATTGACCGGGGCATTAACCACATCGAGACCGCTCGGGGTTACGGCCAGAGCGAACTGTTGTTAGGGCAAACATTGCAGCAACTTGGGGCGGCAACCCGCGATCGCCTCATCATCACCACCAAAATTCCGCCCACTGCTGACGCCGCCAGTATGGCCGCCCAGATTGATGAGTCGTTGCAACGCTTGCAGATTGACGCGATCGACTGCCTTGCGGTTCACGGTATCAATACGCCGGAGCATCTAGCCTGGGTGCAGGCTCCCGAGGGGTGTATGGCGGCCCTGCAAGCGGCGCAGCAGGCGGGCAAGATCCGCCACATCGGCTTTTCGACCCATGGCAGTTTAGAGCTCATCACCGCCGCGATCAACACTGGGCTGTTTGCGTTTGTCAATCTGCACTACTACGCCTTTTTTCGTCGCCATGAACCAGCGGTAAAGTTGGCCCAGCAGCATGATTTGGGTGTGTTTATCATTTCACCAGCCGACAAAGGCGGACTGCTCTACACACCGCCTGCTCGCCTGCGCGAACTCTGCGCCCCCTTTGAGCCCCTGCATTTGACCTATCGTTGGTTGCTGAGCCAACCCGCCGTGACGACCCTGAGCATTGGCCCTGCTGCACCCGATGAGCTTGCGTATCCGCTAGCGGTGTGCGATCGCACCGAGTCCCTCAATGCGGCAGAAGTGGCGGCGTTGGCACGGTTGGAAGCAGCAGCTCAGGAAACCTTGGGGAGCGATCGCTGCCAGCAGTGCTACGCCTGCCTGCCCTGTCCCGAATCCATCAACATTCCCGAAGTGCTGCGGTTGCGAAATTTGGCCGTGGCCTACGACATGGCCGAGTACGGCCAATACCGCTATCGCATGTTTGAGAATGCCGGACATTGGTTTTCGGGTCGCAAGGGCAACCGCTGCACCGACTGTGGCGACTGCCTGCCCCGTTGTCCCAGTGAGTTGCCAATTCCTGAGCTGCTCCGCGATGCCCACCAACGCCTAAATGGCCCAGACCGCCGCCGCCTCTGGGGCTAA
- the ribE gene encoding riboflavin synthase — MFTGLIQTLGKLTRVDSNHLKIVCDGPGSDRLLADMELGDSIAVDGVCLTVETALNNGFIATASPETLAKSTLGNVVENGWVNLESSLRVGSKIGGHFVTGHVDGFGRLASAVSDATSWELRFAVPSPQVARYIVPKGSIAVNGISLTVADCSASGDWFTVAVIPVTYQETNLQYLQPQQAVNLEGDVLGKYAEKFLNLGPTHRTTEPDIALDFLAEHGYV; from the coding sequence GTGTTTACAGGCTTAATACAAACGCTAGGAAAGTTAACACGAGTCGACTCTAACCATCTCAAGATTGTCTGCGACGGGCCGGGTAGCGATCGCTTGCTGGCCGATATGGAATTAGGGGACAGCATTGCCGTCGACGGCGTGTGCCTCACCGTCGAAACCGCCCTGAACAATGGTTTTATTGCCACAGCCTCGCCAGAAACATTGGCAAAATCCACCTTGGGTAACGTGGTAGAGAATGGCTGGGTGAACTTGGAAAGCTCGCTGCGGGTGGGCAGCAAAATCGGCGGCCATTTTGTCACCGGCCATGTGGATGGCTTCGGGCGATTAGCATCGGCGGTTTCTGACGCCACCTCTTGGGAACTGCGGTTTGCCGTGCCCTCGCCCCAAGTAGCCCGCTACATCGTGCCCAAGGGCAGCATTGCCGTGAATGGCATCAGCCTCACGGTGGCTGACTGTAGCGCCAGCGGCGACTGGTTCACTGTGGCCGTCATTCCTGTAACCTATCAGGAAACCAATTTGCAGTATCTGCAGCCCCAACAAGCCGTCAATTTGGAAGGCGATGTACTGGGCAAATATGCCGAAAAATTTCTGAATTTGGGACCCACTCACAGGACCACGGAACCCGATATCGCCCTCGACTTTTTGGCTGAACACGGTTACGTCTAG